A genomic stretch from Canis lupus baileyi chromosome 3, mCanLup2.hap1, whole genome shotgun sequence includes:
- the ANKRD11 gene encoding ankyrin repeat domain-containing protein 11 isoform X2 — MPKGGCSRTPQHEDFSLSNDMVEKQTGKKDKDKVSLTKTPKLDRSDGGKEVRERATKRKLPFTVGANGEQKDSDTEKQGPERKRIKKEPVTRKAGLLFGMGLSGIRAGYPLSERQQVALLMQMTAEESANSPVDTTPKHPSQSTVCQKGTPNSASKTKDKVNKRNERGETRLHRAAIRGDARRIKELIGEGADVNVKDFAGWTALHEACNRGYYDVAKQLLAAGAEVNTKGLDDDTPLHDAANNGHYKVVKLLLRYGGNPQQSNRKGETPLKVANSPTMVNLLLGKGTYTSSEESSTESSEEEDAPSFAPSSSVDGNNTDSEFEKGLKHKAKNPEPQKTVTPVKDEYEFDEDDEQDRVPPVDDKHLLKKDYRKETKSNSFISIPKMEVKSYTKNNTIAPKKAAHRILSDTSDEEDVGVTVGTGEKLRLSAHTILPSNKTREPSNSKQQKEKNKVKKKRKKETKGKEVRFGKRNDKFCSSESESESSESGEDDGDSVGSSGCLKESPLVLKDPSLFSSLSASSTSSHGSSAAQKHNPSHADPHAKHWRTDNWKTISSPAWSEVSSLSDSTRTRLTSESDCSSDGSSVESLKPVRKKQEHRKRGGLQSTLSEKKNSFHTSVDGAIPKLDKEGKVVKKHKTKHKHKNKEKGLCSAGQELKLKSFTYEYEDSKQRSDKAILLDNDVSNDNKLKALKHDREHLKKEERLGKVKAEEKEWLFKDEMLKVSKDEKSLRRIKDMSRSFREEKERLNKAEKEKLVKEKSPKEEKLRLYKEERKKKSKDRPSKLEKKNDFKEDRLSKEKEKTFKEEKEKLKKEKVYKEDSSAFDEYCNKSQFLENEDTKFSLSDDQQDRWFSDLSDSSFDFKGDDSWDSPVTDYRDVKSDPVARLILETVKEDSKDKKRENRGREKRDYGDKRNDRDAFFRKKDRECLDKSCERRKEPMEKHKGVTSCLPEKDKKRRESAEGGRDRKDPLESIKERRDGRAKPDEAYREELKELAGEAGFKDRPDCDFGKGLEPWERLHPAREKEKKDRGKGDKYRDKSGDKDKSEKSILEKCPKDKEFDKCFKEKKDAKEKHKDTHGKDKERKASLDQVKEKREKTFPGLLSEDFPEKKDEKKGKEKSWYIADIFTDESEDEKDEYAASALRLGEAGDVARADGPTDTERPRKHSAERQHTDKKDRELREKKKEKGAPDGARDKREKVPEKHKDKKEKEPAEKYKDRKDRTSVDSTQEKKNKQKPPEKVERRPVAEDKTKGRHRERPDKEHCRDRKASRSAEAEKSLLEKLEEEALHAYREDSNDKASEVSSDSFTDRGQEPGLSALLEVSFTEPTEDKVKDKERHRHSSSSSKKSHDRERVKKDKSEKREKSDDYKDSGGRKDPIQYDKDFSDADAYGLPYGAKADTEDGLEKALELFSTEKKEKNDSEREPSKKIEKELKPYGSSAASALKEKRRREKHREKWRDEREKHRDRHGDGLLRHHKDEQRPAARDKDAPPNPLRDRSREDSLKLSEARLKEKFKDNPEKEKGDPAKVSNGEKLPVSRDPGKRDARPREKLLGDGDLMMTSFERMLSQKDLEVEERHKRHKERMKQMEKMRHRSGDPKLKERMKPAEDARKKSLDVPPKKPLALDPALKDKKLRESAPAPAAPENKPHPGPAVDTRDWLAGPHMKEVLPASPRPDQGRPTGVPTPASVVSCPSYEEAMHTPRTPSCSADDYSDLMFDCTDPQPVSSTSTSACSPSFFDRFSVAASGISETASQTPTRPLCTSLYRSVSVDIRRTPEEEFSTGDKLFRQQSVPTASSYDSPGQHLEDKAPGPPGPAEKFACLSPGYYSPDYGIPSPKADALHCPPAAVVNVTPSPEGAFSGLQAKSPPPHRDELLAPSMEGALPPDLGIPLDATEDQQATAAIIPPEPSYLEPLDEGPFSTVITEEPVEWAHPAASEQGLSCSLIGGAPENPVSWPVGPDLLLKSPQRLPESPQHFCPTEALHPAAPGPFGTTEPPYPGSPDAYPLSATEPGLEGAKGDEVEAVPASVSTPEEPAPFAAASRLEPFFTNCKPLPEAPADVAAEPSCLTTVTQVEALGPIESNFLENGHDLSALSQVEPVPWPDGFPNSEDDLDLGPFSLPELPPLQAKDVSDVETEPVEETALAPPEDAPAGPPVVPSGGDIPASAAEEQPVLPPDSVAPRLPTEPEPPEEPQPDAMLEATVEAGTVSEGRVPEDSDSSLGPAAAPLEQPPPGSGEEEAEGQDLTAASHSVPDTPVDGVAQAHAVDGAGPLDSASLEGPLGSVQPEVTEPEPKPAAEAPKAPKVEEIPQRMTRNRAQMLANQNKQSSPPSEKEPAPAPAPRAKGRCCEEDDPQAQHPRKRRFQRSSQQLQQQMNTSTQQTREVIQQTLAAIVDAIKLDDIEPYHSDRSNPYFEYLQIRKKIEEKRKILCYITPQAPQCYAEYVTYTGSYLLDGKPLSKLHIPVIAPPPSLAEPLKELFKQQEAVRGKLRLQHSIEREKLIVSCEQEILRVHCRAARTIANQAVPFSACTMLLDSEVYNMPLESQGDENKSVRDRFNARQFISWLQDVDDKYDRMKTCLLMRQQHEAAALNAVQRMEWQLKVQELDPAGHKSLCVNEVPSFYVPMVDVNDDFVLLPA, encoded by the exons agaagcagggtcctGAGCGGAAGAGGATTAAGAAGGAGCCTGTCACCCGAAAGGCTGGACTGCTGTTTGGCATGGGGCTCTCTGGGATCCGAGCCGGCTACCCCCTCTCCGAGCGCCAGCAGGTGGCTCTCCTCATGCAGATGACTGCCGAGGAGTCTGCCAACAGCCCAG TAGACACAACACCAAAGCACCCCTCCCAGTCGACAGTGTGTCAGAAGGGGACGCCTAACTCTGCCtcaaaaaccaaagacaaagtgAACAAGCGAAACGAGCGTGGAGAGACCCGCCTGCACCGCGCAGCCATCCGCGGGGATGCCCGGCGCATCAAAGAGCTGATTGGAGAGGGCGCGGACGTCAACGTCAAGGATTTTGCAG GCTGGACAGCACTGCACGAGGCGTGTAACCGGGGCTACTACGATGTCGCCAAGCAGCTGCTGGCCGCAGGCGCGGAGGTGAACACCAAGGGCCTGGATGATGACACGCCCCTGCACGACGCTGCCAACAATGGGCACTATAAG GTGGTGAAGCTGTTGTTACGCTATGGAGGAAACCCTCAGCAGAGCAACAGAAAAGGCGAGACGCCACTAAAGGTGGCCAACTCCCCAACCATGGTGAATCTCCTGCTGGGCAAGGGAACCTACACGTCCAGTGAGGAGAGCTCAACCG AGAGCTCAGAGGAGGAGGACGCCCCGTCATTCGCACCTTCTAGCTCAGTTGATGGCAATAACACAGACTCTGAATTTGAGAAAGGCCTGAAGCACAAGGCTAAGAACCCGGAGCCCCAGAAAACTGTGACACCTGTCAAGGACGAGTACGAGTTTGATGAGGATGATGAGCAAGACAGAGTCCCTCCAGTAGATGACAAACACTTACTGAAAAAGGATTACAGAAAAGAAACTAAatcaaatagttttatttctatacccaaaatggaagtgaaaagttACACTAAAAATAACACAATAGCACCAAAGAAAGCGGCTCATCGCATCTTGTCAGACACGTCGGATGAAGAGGACGTTGGTGTCACCGTGGGGACAGGAGAGAAGCTGAGGCTTTCGGCACACACGATCCTGCCCAGTAACAAAACACGGGAACCTTCCAACTCCaagcagcagaaggaaaaaaataaagtgaaaaagaagcgaaagaaagaaacaaaaggcaaagaaGTGCGATTTGGGAAGAGGAATGACAAGTTCTGTTCATCAGAGTCAGAGAGCGAGTCCTCAGAGAGCGGCGAGGACGACGGGGACTCGGTGGGGAGCTCCGGCTGCCTCAAGGAGTCCCCGCTGGTGCTGAAGGACCCCTCCCTGTTCAGCTCCCTGTCTGCCTCCTCCACCTCGTCTCACGGGAGCTCTGCTGCCCAGAAGCATAACCCCAGCCATGCAGACCCACACGCCAAGCACTGGCGGACAGACAATTGGAAAACCATTTCCTCTCCTGCCTGGTCGGAGGTCAGCTCTTTATCAGACTCCACAAGGACGAGACTGACGAGCGAGTCTGATTGCTCCTCTGACGGCTCCAGTGTGGAGTCGCTGAAGCCcgtgaggaagaagcaggagcaTAGGAAGAGGGGTGGCCTGCAGAGCACGCTGTCAGAGAAGAAGAACTCTTTTCACACCAGCGTGGATGGTGCCATTCCCAAGCTGGACAAGGAGGGCAAAGTTGTCAAGAAACACAAAAcgaaacacaaacacaaaaacaaggaGAAGGGGCTGTGCTCGGCTGGTCAGGAGCTTAAGCTGAAGAGCTTCACTTATGAGTATGAGGACTCAAAGCAGAGGTCGGATAAGGCCATCCTTCTGGACAACGACGTTTCCAACGACAACAAGCTGAAAGCCCTGAAGCACGACCGGGAGCATCTCAAGAAGGAGGAGAGACTTGGCAAAGtaaaggcagaggagaaggagtgGCTCTTCAAAGACGAGATGCTCAAGGTTTCCAAGGATGAAAAATCCCTGAGAAGAATCAAAGATATGAGCAGGTCTTTCCGAGAAGAGAAGGAGCGCTTGAATaaagcagaaaaggagaaattagTGAAGGAAAAGTCTCCAAAAGAGGAAAAACTGCGACTGtacaaagaggaaaggaagaaaaagtccaAAGACAGGCCCTCAAAGTTAGAGAAAAAGAATGACTTTAAGGAGGACAGACTttcaaaggagaaggagaagactttcaaagaagagaaagaaaaactcaaaaaagaaaaggtttataAGGAAGACTCGTCCGCCTTTGATGAATACTGTAACAAAAGTCAGTTTCTGGAGAACGAAGACACCAAGTTCAGCCTCTCTGATGACCAACAGGACAGGTGGTTTTCTGACTTGTCCGACTCCTCCTTCGACTTCAAAGGGGATGACAGCTGGGACTCTCCAGTGACGGACTACAGGGATGTGAAGAGTGACCCTGTGGCCAGGCTAATCCTGGAGACAGTCAAAGAGGACAGCAAGGATAAGAAGCGAGAGAACAGGGGCCGCGAGAAGCGAGACTATGGGGACAAGCGGAATGACAGGGATGCCTTCTTCAGGAAGAAGGACAGGGAATGTCTGGACAAGAGCTGCGAGAGGAGGAAGGAGCCAATGGAGAAGCACAAAGGCGTCACCAGCTGCCTCCCCGAGAAGGACAAGAAGAGGAGGGAATCTGCCGAGGGTGGACGGGACAGGAAGGACCCCCTTGAGAGTATCAAGGAGCGGAGGGATGGCCGGGCTAAGCCCGATGAGGCATACCGCGAGGAGCTCAAGGAGCTGGCGGGTGAGGCTGGCTTCAAGGACAGGCCCGACTGCGACTTTGGAAAGGGCCTAGAGCCCTGGGAAAGGCTCCATCCAGCccgagagaaggagaagaaggacagagggaagggggaTAAATACAGAGACAAGTCCGGCGACAAAGATAAAAGTGAAAAGTCTATCCTTGAGAAATGTCCGAAGGACAAGGAATTTGATAAatgtttcaaagagaaaaaagatgccaAGGAGAAGCATAAAGATACACACGGCAAAGACAAGGAGAGGAAAGCATCTCTCGACCAAgttaaggagaaaagggagaagactTTCCCTGGGCTGCTCTCCGAGGACTTCCCTGAGAAGAAAGACGAGAAGAAGGGTAAGGAGAAGAGCTGGTATATCGCAGACATCTTCACTGACGAGAGTGAGGACGAGAAAGATGAGTACGCGGCCAGCGCACTCAGGCTCGGAGAGGCCGGTGATGTGGCGCGGGCAGATGGCCCCACAGACACTGAGCGGCCCCGGAAGCACTCTGCTGAGCGGCAGCACACAGACAAGAAGGACCGGGAACTccgagagaagaaaaaggagaagggagCTCCAGATGGGGCCAGggacaagagagagaaagttcCCGAGAAGCACAAGgacaaaaaggagaaagagccTGCAGAGAAGTACAAGGACAGGAAGGACCGCACATCGGTGGACTCCACACAGGAGAAGAAGAACAAACAGAAGCCCCCGGAGAAGGTGGAGAGGAGGCCTGTTGCCGAGGACAAGACCAAGGGCCGGCACCGGGAGAGGCCGGACAAGGAGCACTGCCGTGACAGGAAGGCATCAAGGAGTGCCGAGGCTGAGAAAAGCCTGCTGGAGAAGCTGGAAGAGGAGGCCCTGCACGCCTACAGGGAGGACTCCAATGATAAGGCCAGTGAGGTGTCCTCGGACAGCTTCACTGACCGTGGGCAGGAGCCTGGCCTCAGCGCCCTCCTAGAGGTGTCCTTCACGGAGCCCACCGAGGACAAGGTCAAGGACAAGGAGAGGCACAGACACTCTTCATCTTCGTCCAAGAAAAGCCACGATCGAGAGAGAGTCAAGAAAGACAAatctgagaagagagaaaagagcgATGACTACAAGGACTCCGGTGGCAGGAAGGACCCCATCCAGTATGATAAGGACTTCTCTGATGCTGATGCTTACGGGCTCCCTTATGGCGCAAAAGCTGACACAGAGGACGGGTTAGAGAAAGCCCTTGAGCTCTTCTCcacagagaagaaggagaaaaatgattcTGAAAGAGAGCCGTCcaagaaaatagagaaggagCTGAAGCCCTATGGGTCGAGTGCTGCCAGTGCCCtcaaggagaagaggaggagagagaagcaccGGGAGAAGTGGAGGGACGAGCGGGAGAAGCACAGGGACAGGCACGGGGATGGGCTCCTGCGGCATCACAAGGACGAGCAGAGGCCTGCGGCGAGAGACAAGGATGCACCCCCAAACCCGCTCCGAGACAGGTCCAGGGAGGACAGCCTGAAACTCAGCGAGGCCAGACTGAAGGAGAAGTTCAAGGACAATCCGGAGAAAGAGAAGGGTGACCCGGCAAAAGTCAGCAACGGCGAGAAATTGCCAGTGTCCAGAGACCCGGGCAAGAGAGACGCCCGGCCCAGAGAAAAGCTGCTGGGTGATGGCGACCTGATGATGACCAGTTTCGAGCGCATGCTTTCCCAGAAGGACCTGGAGGTCGAGGAGCGCCACAAGCGGCATAAGGAGAGGATGAAGCAGATGGAGAAGATGAGGCACAGGTCTGGAGACCCAAAGCTCAAGGAGAGGATGAAGCCAGCTGAGGACGCACGGAAGAAGAGCCTGGATGTCCCTCCAAAGAAGCCGCTGGCGCTGGACCCCGCCCTGAAGGACAAGAAgctcagggagtctgctcccgCTCCAGCAGCTCCCGAGAACAAGCCCCACCCAGGGCCAGCTGTGGACACCAGGGACTGGTTGGCAGGGCCACACATGAAAGAGGTTCTGCCTGCATCTCCCAGGCCTGACCAAGGCCGGCCCACTGGGGTCCCCACGCCTGCCTCCGTGGTGTCATGCCCCAGCTATGAGGAGGCCATGCACACGCCCAGGACGCCGTCCTGCAGTGCTGATGACTACTCTGACCTCATGTTCGACTGCACAGACCCTCAGCCTGTGTCCAGTACATCCACCAGCGCCTGCTCCCCATCCTTCTTCGACAGGTTCTCAGTGGCAGCAAGCGGGATCTCAGAGACCGCGAGCCAGACGCCCACAAGGCCGTTGTGCACGAGCCTTTATCGTTCGGTCTCTGTCGATATCAGGAGGACCCCTGAGGAAGAGTTCAGCACTGGGGACAAGCTGTTCAGACAGCAGAGCGTGCCCACGGCATCCAGTTATGACTCACCAGGCCAACACCTGGAGGACAAGGCCCCTGGGCCCCCGGGTCCTGCCGAGAAGTTCGCCTGCTTGTCTCCGGGGTACTACTCCCCAGACTATGGCATCCCCTCCCCCAAAGCAGATGCTCTGCACTGCCCACCCGCAGCTGTGGTCAACGTCACCCCCTCCCCAGAGGGTGCCTTCTCTGGTTTACAAGCAAAGTCCCCCCCTCCGCACAGAGATGAACTGTTGGCCCCATCCATGGAGGGAGCCCTTCCCCCTGATTTGGGCATTCCCCTGGATGCCACAGAGGACCAGCAGGCCACTGCCGCCATCATCCCCCCAGAGCCCAGCTACCTGGAGCCACTGGATGAGGGCCCCTTCAGCACGGTCATCACGGAGGAACCCGTCGAGTGGGCACATCCGGCGGCCTCAGAGCAGGGCCTCTCCTGCAGTCTGATTGGGGGCGCCCCTGAGAACCCTGTCAGCTGGCCTGTTGGGCCGGACCTTCTGCTCAAGTCCCCACAGCGGCTCCCAGAGTCCCCGCAGCATTTCTGCCCCACTGAGGCCCTCCAccctgctgccccagggccctTTGGCACCACAGAGCCCCCTTACCCAGGCTCCCCTGACGCGTACCCTCTGTCAGCCACTGAGCCTGGACTTGAGGGTGCCAAGGGTGATGAGGTAGAGGCTGTCCCAGCCTCCGTCTCCACCCCAGAGGAGCCAGCCCCCTTTGCCGCTGCTTCCAGGCTGGAACCTTTCTTTACCAATTGCAAACCGCTTCCAGAAGCACCTGCCGATGTGGCCGCGGAGCCTTCGTGTTTGACCACGGTGACTcaggtggaggctctggggcccaTAGAAAGTAACTTCCTGGAAAATGGGCATGACCTGTCGGCGCTCAGCCAGGTGGAGCCAGTGCCCTGGCCTGATGGATTCCCCAACTCTGAAGACGACTTAGATCTTGGGCCTTTTTCGTTGCCAGAGCTCCCCCCTCTTCAAGCAAAAGATGTTTCTGATGTTGAAACAGAACCTGTAGAAGAGACTGCCCTGGCTCCTCCTGAAGATGCCCCTGCAGGGCCCCCTGTAGTCCCCAGTGGTGGAGACATCCCTGCATCAGCTGCCGAGGAACAGCCTGTGCTGCCTCCTGACTCGGTGGCCCCccggctccccactgagcccgaGCCCCCTGAGGAGCCCCAGCCAGATGCAATGTTGGAAGCCACGGTAGAAGCAGGCACCGTGTCAGAGGGTAGGGTCCCCGAGGACTCAGACTCCAGCCTGGGGCCCGCGGCAGCACCGTTGGAGCAGCCTCCACCAGGGAGTGGAGAGGAGGAGGCCGAGGGCCAGGATCTCACAGCCGCATCCCACAGTGTGCCTGACACCCCTGTGGATGGTGTGGCCCAGGCACATGCAGTGGACGGGGCAGGCCCCCTGGATAGTGCCAGTCTCGAGGGGCCTCTGGGCAGCGTCCAGCCTGAAGTGACAGAACCAGAACCCAAACCTGCAGCTGAAGCCCCAAAGGCGCCCAAAGTAGAGGAGATCCCCCAGCGCATGACCAGGAACCGGGCTCAGATGCTAGCCAATCAGAACAAGCAGAGCTCACCTCCCTCGGAGAAGGagcccgcccctgcccctgcccccagagcaaaGGGCCGCTGCTGTGAGGAGGATGATCCCCAGGCCCAGCACCCACGCAAGCGCCGCTTCCAGCGCTCCAGtcagcagctgcagcagcagaTGAACACGTCCACACAGCAGACACGGGAAGTGATTCAGCAGACCCTGGCTGCCATCGTGGACGCCATCAAGCTGGACGACATCGAGCCCTACCACAGCGACAGGTCCAACCCATACTTTGAATACCTGCAGATCAGAAAGAAGATCGAGGAGAAGCGCAAGATCCTCTGCTACATCACCCCTCAGGCACCCCAGTGCTACGCCGAGTACGTCACCTACACGGGCTCCTACCTCCTGGACGGCAAGCCACTCAGCAAGCTGCACATCCCCGTG ATtgcgccccctccctccctggcggAGCCCCTGAAGGAGTTGTTCAAGCAGCAGGAGGCTGTGCGGGGGAAGCTGCGTCTGCAGCACAGCATCGAGCGG GAGAAGCTCATTGTCTCCTGCGAGCAGGAGATCCTGCGGGTTCACTGCCGGGCGGCGAGGACCATCGCGAACCAGGCAGTGCCATTCAGCGCCTGCACCATGCTGCTCGACTCTGAGGTCTATAACATGCCTCTGGAAAGTCAG GGGGACGAGAACAAGTCTGTGCGTGACCGGTTCAATGCCCGCCAGTTCATCTCCTGGCTGCAGGACGTGGACGACAAGTATGACCGCATGAAG ACGTGTCTCCTGATGCGGCAACAGCACGAGGCCGCAGCCCTCAACGCTGTGCAGAGGATGGAGTGGCAGCTGAAGGTCCAGGAGCTGGACCCTGCAGGGCACAAATCCCTGTGCGTGAACGAGGTGCCCTCCTTCTACGTGCCCATGGTCGATGTCAATGACGACTTCGTGCTTCTGC